TCAGCGGTGAACCTggaatggggggggacacacacatagAACAGCATGAGCCCCCCCGTATGGGTGTGAATGAGCTCTTCCAAGCCaatgaccccccccccccccctccccattggGAATGGTCTCACCTCAAGGCATCCAACATAGGCAGGAGGTTGAGCAGCGCCGTGTCACTGGGGTCACTGAACCAGGACTTGATGGGGATGGCGTTGtctgggggggcaatggggttagAGATGGGGGGGGTAaaatgggggggtcaatgggatggTCCAATGGGGGGTAAAATGGGGGGGATGCAATGGGGCATCTCAATGGGGTGGTCCAGTGGGGGTTCAATGGAAAGGTCCAATGGAAGCGTCCAATGGGGTGTCTAATGGAACAGTCCAATGGGGGGGTCCAATGGGACGGCCCAATGGGGGAGGCCAATGGGGTGGTCCTATAGGGGAGCTCAATGGAACAGTCCAATGGGGGGTCCAATAGAGGGTTTCAATGGGGGGGTCCAATGGAAGAACCCACCAGAGGGGTGCAATGGAAGAGCCCACCaggggggtgcaatgggggtgTCCAATGGAAGAGCCCACCAGAGAGGTTCAATGGGGGGATGCAATGGAAGAGCCCACCAGAGAggttcaatgggggggtccaATGGAAGAGCCCACCAGAGAggttcaatgggggggtccaATGGAACAGTCCAATGGGGGAGGGCAATGAGGGGGGTCCAATGGGGTGGTACTATAGGGGAGTTCAATGGAACGGTCCAATGGAAGAGCCCACCGGaggggttcaatgggggggtccaATGGAAGAGCCCACCAGAGATGTTCAATGGGGGGGGTCCAATGGAAGAGCCCACCAGAGGGGTGCAATGGGGGTGTCTAATGGAAGAGCCCACTAGCATGGATCCATGGGGGGGTGGGTACCTGGGTGGCTGCGGTAGGCGCCGGGGGAGTTGTCGAGGATGACGATGCTGGAGAGGTCACTGTGCACCACGGACAGGTCCTTGATGTAACTGCCCAGCTCCAGCGTGCAGTGCTTGGGGGGGGCGGGGCGTTAAGCTCCGCCCCTTCCCATTGTGGCTATAGGGGGTTAAGCTCCGCCCCTTCCCCTCAAGCCCCTCCCACAGCCTCATATGGCCCTAAAAGCTCCCACCCCCTTTAAACCACCCACCCCCTTATGGCCACGCCCCCTCGCTTCCCATTGGACCACTTTAAAGCCATGCCCTTCTAAGCCACGCCCTTTTCTACTCATTGCACCCAATaaagccacgcccccttcccctcccttacACCCCATTGGTGCCCCCCTAAAGCCCCTAGCCAACAAAGCCCCGCCCCCTCGAAAAGCCACGCCCCCTTTACCTCCCTTTTATCCCATTGGACTCCTCCTAAAGCCCCTCCCCaccaagccccgccccctttccCAAGCCACACCCCCTCCTAGCCCCGCCCACCTAAGCTCTAACCCTTTAACCCATCAAAACTCCGCCCCTTgtccaagccccgccccctgtcCTTAAGCGCCGCCCCTCTCTCTTCCCATTGGCCCCCTCCTAAAACCATCCCCCCACCTTCTTCTCTCCCATTGGTGCCCTCCTAAAGCCCCGCCCCTCGGTCCAAGCCACACCCCCTGCATTCAAACCCCACCCCCTTCCTTCCCATTGGCCCCCTCCTCACCGCAgctaagccacgccccctctcccctccctcccaccctATTGGTGCCTTCCTAaagccccgcccccctcccttcccattGGCCATTCATTCAACCACACCCCCCTCCCTATTGGTGCCCTccgaagccccgccccctcagATCAAGCCACGCCCCTCAGTCCAAGCCAcgcccctccccttcctcctgcatTGGGCCTATCCCATTGAACCCCTttgtgggggggagggaggaggacaAGCCCCGCCCCTTGGAGCCTGACCCCGCCCCTTGTAGGCTTGGCCCCGCCCCCAGGGCCTGGCCCCGCCCACCTGGCGGTAGTAGCGCCGGCTGAGGATGCAGCGGTTGTTGTCCAGCTTGTCGGCCACGGCGCTGCCGTAGATCTCCATGCTGGCCGTGAACACAACCAGCTCGTACCATTGGCTCACCTGGGGGGGTTATGGGATGGAGATTTcgttggggtttgggggggtttaggGCAATTTAAGGTGATTTTTGGGTGTTATGGGGTCAATTGGGTGGGTTGGGGTGAGTTTGGGGTGTTTtgaggtgattttggggtgatttttggtggttttggggtgatttagGGCAATTTAAGGTGAGTTTTTGGTGTTATAGGGTGAATTGGGTGGGTTGGGGTGAGTTTGGGGTGTTTCAaggtgattttggggtgttttggggtgagttttggtggttttggggtgatttgggATGATTTTTTGGTGTTTcagggtgattttggggtgttttgggtgaTTTTTGGTGGATTTcgggtgattttggggtgttttgggttgattttttGGTGTTTCAaggtgattttggggtgttttgggtgaTTTTTGGTGGATTTGGGGTGATCTGGGATGATTTTTTGGTGTTTCAGGGTGATTTTAggctgttttggggtgatttttggtggttttggggtgtttcgggggtgattttggggtgttttgggtgaTTTTTGGTGGATTTGGGCCTTCACTCACCACCTCCAAGAAGAAATCCACGTGCGGCCTCTTGTGCACGAAGAACCTCACTGGGTGCTTGTCAATGACAACCTtggggggggttaaaggggggggTTAAAAGGGGGGGGGTTAAAAGaggggggggtcaatgggacccCACCACCATTGGGGGGTTCAATGGGACCCCAGCAccattgcccccccccatgCCCATAATGGGAGGGCCCCACCTTGAGAATGAAGTCCGGGGGGGTCCCCGGCCGCACCGTGGGGCGCAGGACCCCATCATGGTGGGAATGGATCAGGGTCTCATCCAGGTCCAGCACCAGGATCTTCCTCTTGACCTGGTCTAaaacggggggggggaaggaaaagggggggcCCCAATTCCATTAGAGTCAATGGGGGAGTCCCCAGCCCCATTAAACACAATGGGGGGATCCCTTAAACCCAATGGAGGGGTCCCCAAACCATTTAGACCCAATGGGGGGTCCCCAAACCCCCCTTAAGgaggtccccatccccattaaacccaatgggggggtccccatccccattaaaCCcaatggggggtccccatccccattaaaCCCAATGGGGGgtccccaaaccccccccactCACTTAGACGGTTCCTGGAGATGGGGGACAATGGGAGGACATCATAGCGCACGGTCTGGTACTGGATCACCTATGGGGGACCCCAAAAGCACCCGAATTCACCCCAAAACCGGTTCCACCTccaaaaccaacaccaaaacaacccaaaaccactcAAATTCATCCCAAAACGTCTTCCAGCTCCAAAATCCACGAGAAAAGCCCCAAAACCGGCCATAATGAACCCAAAACCCCAggatttcaccccaaaaccgAATGCATTTACTCCAAAACCAGTTCCCCCTCCAAATCTAAcccaaaaccagccccaaaGACCCCAAAACCGCCTGAAGTCACATCAAAACCGGTTCCCCCACCAAAACCCaccagaaaagcaacaaaacccccatttctcgccccaaacccatccctaAAGCCCCCAAACCCCCGTTTTCTGCCCCAAAACCCCCGTTTCTTGCCCCAAATCCGTCCCTAAGGTCCCAAATCCCCCATTTCTCGCCCCAAACCCTTCTGTAAAGCCCCAAACTCCTGTTTCTctccccaaaacccccattCCTTGCCCCAAACACGTCCCTAAAGCCCCAAAACCCCCGTTTCTCTCCCAAAAACCCCgtttttcaccccaaaccccagtTTCCCCCCCACACCCGTCCCTAAGGTCCCAAAACCCCCGTTTCTCACCCCAAACCCGTCTCTAAAGCCCCAAATCCCCCGTTTCTCGCCCCCAAACCCTGTTTCTCGCTCAAAACCCCCCATTTCTGCCCCAAAACCAACGTTTCTCACCCCACACCCATCTCTAaagccccaaaacccccatttctccccccaaaccccccgttcctccccctccccccccctctcACCGTCCGCACGTGCCGCCGCATCAGGTAGAGCACGAAGCTCCAGAGCCGGGCGGCGAAGGCCACAAACCCGCGCATGCCCAGCAGGCACTGGCTCCGCATCATCCCCGGGCCCCCCCCGGGGGGGAGGCCACGCAGGCCTCACGGGGAGGCCGCACGGCGGAAGTGACGTCACGGAAGGGGCGGGGCGAGCGGCCGGTTAACGGCGGCGCCGCCGCTCGCCgccggtgctgctgctgctgccgccgccggggGTCACTTCCGGTTGAGCGCTTCCGGGGCGAGGGAGCGGAGCCAAGGAGACGGCGCATGCGTGGTGGGGAGAGGCCGGTGGAAGGGTGAAGGGGAGGGGCTATGCAAATGAGAGGGGTGTGTGCACCGGGGTGGGCGGGGTTATGTAAATGAGAGCGTGTCTGCAGCGCTATGGCGTGCTTATGTGCGAGCGTTGTCTCCGTGAGGAGGGGCGTGGTTATGCAAATGAGGAGCGTGTCTGCTACGGTTGGACGTGGTTATGTAAATGAGAGGCGTGTTTACACCGTTCAGGCGTGGTTATGTAAATTAGACTTGTGGTCTCCGTGAAGAGGGGCGTGGTTATGTAAATGAGATGCAGTCTGCTCCATTTAGAAGCGGTCCTGTAAATGAGGGGCGTGGTTATGTAAATTAGACTTGTGGTCTCCGTGAAGAGGGGCGTGGTTATGTAAATGAGATGCAGTCTGCTCCATTTAGAAGCGGTTCTGTAAATGGGGGCGTGGTTATGTAAATGAGATGCAGTGTCTCCGTGAAGGGGCGTGCTTATGTTAATAGGAGGCGTGTCCCAACTAACGGGGCGTGGTTATGCAAATGACACACCCCCATACCGTGAAGGGGGCGTGGTTATGCAAATGAGAATCGTTTCTTAGGCGCTATTCCGCGCTAGGGGGCGTGGCTTACGGCTGCCAGCGCCGGGTCCTAGCGCCCGCCCGCCCTACAATAACCCTTATTATAGGGACACTATGGGGTACAATGGGGCCGGTTTTGGGGGGTCCATGGGGCCGAtttaggcccccccccccatggatcAGCCCATATTGACCGTTCAATGGGGGGGTATAAAATATGGCGTCTTTATTGTGGTGTTTATGTGGGTACTATAATAAACAAGGTGTGGGGGGGGTCAGACATCCAGGTCTTCATCCGGGTCCTCATCCTCGGGGGGGTCCGGGTCTATGGGGACCCCTTGCATTGAGCTCctgtatggggggggggttgaacTGGTTATAACTGGTTTAAACTGGTTTAAactgggaaagggggggggttaatgggatCCCCCCATTACCTGTGCTCATAGGGGGGGGTCACGGCCGCTCGTGCTGCTCGCTCTGCCCCCGACAGCCTCAAGCGGAAGGTGATGGGGGAGGGGGCACCCCCcgatgggggggtgggggagggcccccccccttctccctctgtGGCCAGAAgaggggggggcacccccaggGTGCCATTGGGGTGCACAGTGAAGGCTTCATCCTATggaggggggggaaaagggggtttgggggggtccaAAGGGGTTTATGGGGTTCCAATGGGGGTTTATGGGGTGGGAAAAGCCCTAAATGGGGTTTAGGGGGGTtccaatggggtttggggggtcccAATGGTGgtttatggggtgggggggatgtAAATGGGGTTCGTGGGGGTCCCAATGGAAGTtaatggggtcccaatgggggCTTATGGGGTGGGAAAGGCCCTAAATGGGGTTTAGGTGGGTTCcgatggggtttgggggggtcccaatggggGTTTATGGGGTGTGGGGGCTCTAAATGGGGATTGGGGGGGTCACAACGGGTGTGAATGGGTTTccaatgggggttaatgggttTCCAATGGGTGTtaatggggtcccaatgggggttaatggggtttccccccccccctttggcACTCACCTtctgggtgccccccccccgtcGGGGTCGGGTCAGGACGCGCACGAGCCTGGGGGGCGTGGCCTGGGAGAGGGGCGTGGCCATGGGGGCGGGGCCTCCCAGCACGAGCTGGGCGGTGGCCATGGCCCCCAGCGCCCGCACCAGGGACGGGGGGTGCAGGTCCTCGTGCAGCAGCGCCACCACGCGGCCTGGGGGTGTAGGAGCaccattgatccctatgggagccattgatccctattgggaccccaaaacccacattcggaccccaaaacccccattgGGACCCCACTGGGAGCCATTGATCCCTACTGAGAGCCATTGACTCTTATTtggaccccattaacccccattggAACCTCATTAACCCTATTgaaaccccattaaccccattagGACCCGATTAACCCCACTgggaccccattaaccccattggAACACCATTAGGACCCCACTAACCCCATTAGGACCCCAATAACCCCGTTGGGATGCCATTAACCCCATTAGGACCCCATTACGACCCCATCAACTCTACTAGGACCCCATTAACCCTCATTAACCCCATTAGGACCCCATTAACtcccattgggaccccattaaccccattaagTCCCCATTAGGACCCCAATAACCCACATTAACCCCTATGGGAACCCCTTTAGCCCCAGTGAGACACGATTAACCCCACTGGGACtccattaacccccattaggACCCCATTAAACCCATTACGACTGCATTAACCCCCATTAAACCCATTggaaccccattaaccccattaagACCCCATTAGGACCCCACtaacccccattaaccccattagGACCCCATtaatacccccccccccccccaatggtCCCGTCCGGCACTGACCGCCCTCGGTGCCCCCCCGCAGCAGCCCCGCGATGGCTCCGCCCACGTGGGGGGGGCGCATGCGCAGCAGGAGCCAGCTCAGGGAGTCCAGGAGCAgggtgggggaggggccggGGGAGCCCCTCCCCCCGAGAGCCCCCAACAGCccccccacatccatggggcagggcagggggggggTCCAGAGCCGGTCCTGGTACTGGAGgctatgggggcaatggggttaatggggtaatgggggcaatggggttaatggggtaatgcgggtaatgggggtaatggggtaatgggggcaatggggtaatgggggtaatgggggcaatgggggtaatggggtaatgggggtaatggggttggTCTATAGGGTTtaatgggggggtcaatggggagtAATGGGGGAGGCTacaggggggctatggggggtctgtggggggcAATTGGGGTAAATGGGGGTCACTGGGGGGGCCTATGGGGCGCAATGATGAGCAATTGGGGTAGAGGGTGTGATGTGGCACTATGGCtgctatgggctctatggggcactatgggcTCTATAGGCGCTATGGGTTtatatggggtctctatggggctctatagggtctctatggggtctctatggggctctatagggtctctatggggtctctatggggtctctatggggtctctatggggtctctatatgtctctatgcgtctctatgggtctctatggggctctatggggctctatggagtctctatgggtctctatggggctctcaCCGCTGCTTCACATCTGGACTCAACCCGGCCTCAAAGCTCTCCCGGGGGACATCGAGGAGGACGACGAGGACGGGCTCAGACCTGGGGGGAAACGGGTcctgagccccatagagacccatagagacccatagagacccatagagacccatagggacccatagagacacatagagtcacatagagacccatagagacccatagagacccataggaacccatagagaccctatagagccccatagagcccccacCTCTTCACTGCGGCAGTGGCAAAGGCCCGGAGGAGGCTGCGGCCCTCGCAGGCGGCGCTGTCttgggaggggagagaggggtgagccccatagggacccacagagaccccatagggacccatagagacccatagggacccatagaaacacatagggacccatagaaacacatagggacccattaAGACCTatatagaccctatagagacccaaAGCCCCCCAACAgaccccccacagacccccataagcccccccatagccccccatacACCCATATATCCCCCCCATaaacccctatagaccccccattcagccccatagcccctcatAGCCctcccatatccccccatagaccccccattcagccccatagacaccccataaccccccatagacacatatatccccccatagccccccatatacccccctaGCGCCCCATaaactcccattgacccccatacccccccatagacccccataagCCCCCCCATACACCCATATATCCCCCCCATaaacccctatagaccccctatagcgccccatagcccccccatatccccccaaTAGACACCCCattcagccccatagacaccccatagactcatatatccccccatataccccccatagactcccattgaccccatagcgccccatagaccccccctcACCCCGAACCAGAACGAGGCCGCTCGCCCCCCCCTCCACCAGCGCCTGCAGCAGCCCGCTCCtgggcgccgccatcttggctCCTCCCTCTGACGCCGCACGCATGCGCGGCGCGATGACGTCACTCCCCATATCCCCTCAGCGGAGTTTATTGAAAGCCCCAAAATCGTCGTTTTTGGCCCCAAAATCGTGGGGTTTGACCCCGAAATCGTCGGGTTTGGCCCCAAAATCAGGCGTCCAGGAGCTGCTCGCAGGCTCGGGCCACGTCCCCCAGCTTGAGCCGAGCGTAATCCAGGCGGTTCAGGGCCAGTTGGCAGCTCTTGCGGGCCCCGTAAGTGGAGCCCTCGTGGGGCTGCCCCGTGGCCACctatggggatatagggggtgaatgggggtgaatggagGTAtagggggtgaatgggggtgaatgggggatatagggggttaAA
The Melopsittacus undulatus isolate bMelUnd1 chromosome 25, bMelUnd1.mat.Z, whole genome shotgun sequence DNA segment above includes these coding regions:
- the CTDNEP1 gene encoding CTD nuclear envelope phosphatase 1, whose amino-acid sequence is MMRSQCLLGMRGFVAFAARLWSFVLYLMRRHVRTVIQYQTVRYDVLPLSPISRNRLNQVKRKILVLDLDETLIHSHHDGVLRPTVRPGTPPDFILKVVIDKHPVRFFVHKRPHVDFFLEVVSQWYELVVFTASMEIYGSAVADKLDNNRCILSRRYYRQHCTLELGSYIKDLSVVHSDLSSIVILDNSPGAYRSHPDNAIPIKSWFSDPSDTALLNLLPMLDALRFTADVRSVLSRNLHQHRLW
- the LOC117437688 gene encoding uncharacterized protein isoform X1: MDVGGLLGALGGRGSPGPSPTLLLDSLSWLLLRMRPPHVGGAIAGLLRGGTEGGRVVALLHEDLHPPSLVRALGAMATAQLVLGGPAPMATPLSQATPPRLVRVLTRPRRGGGTQKDEAFTVHPNGTLGVPPPLLATEGEGGGPSPTPPSGGAPSPITFRLRLSGAERAARAAVTPPYEHRSSMQGVPIDPDPPEDEDPDEDLDV
- the LOC117437688 gene encoding uncharacterized protein isoform X2, yielding MAPIGINGAPTPPGRVVALLHEDLHPPSLVRALGAMATAQLVLGGPAPMATPLSQATPPRLVRVLTRPRRGGGTQKDEAFTVHPNGTLGVPPPLLATEGEGGGPSPTPPSGGAPSPITFRLRLSGAERAARAAVTPPYEHRSSMQGVPIDPDPPEDEDPDEDLDV
- the LOC117437683 gene encoding elongator complex protein 5-like; translated protein: MGSDVIAPRMRAASEGGAKMAAPRSGLLQALVEGGASGLVLVRDSAACEGRSLLRAFATAAVKRSEPVLVVLLDVPRESFEAGLSPDVKQR